A DNA window from Oryctolagus cuniculus chromosome 21, mOryCun1.1, whole genome shotgun sequence contains the following coding sequences:
- the LOC138847396 gene encoding amyloid beta A4 precursor protein-binding family B member 1-interacting protein-like, which translates to MGADHRPKGPPGPGRGHTPASGPGPVGPRAKYHRSYRPKVRQSSLIRKLRAIVALLTTLCGLQTRQRVCSNRVNIGPVLSTPDPTRRTGNGRRRKQTCKEEAMDTTPPYTPPREEEPMDTTPPYEPPELMDTTPPYEPPELMDTTPPYEPPELMDTTPPYEPPELMDTTPPYEPPELMDTTPP; encoded by the exons ATGGGGGCTGACCATCGACCTAAGGGGCCCCCAGGCCCAGGTCGGGGTCACACTCCCGCCTCTGGCCCTGGACCAGTTGGTCCACGGGCAAAATACCATAGGTCTTACAGACCAAAAGTCAGACAATCCAGTCTGATAAGAAAACTCAGGGCCATCGTGGCACTGCTGACCACTCTCTGTGGGCTTCAGACTCGACAACGCGTGTGCTCCAACAGAGTGAACATCG GACCTGTACTGAGCACGCCTGATCCTACCAGACGAACCGGCAATGGAAGGCGGAGGAAGCAAACCTGCAAA GAAGAAGCCATGGACACTACTCCTCCATACACTCCACCTCGGGAGGAGGAGCCCATGGACACCACGCCCCCATATGAGCCACCAGAACTGATGGACACCACACCGCCATATGAGCCACCAGAACTGATGGACACCACACCGCCATATGAGCCACCAGAACTGATGGACACCACACCGCCATATGAGCCACCAGAACTGATGGACACCACACCGCCATATGAGCCACCAGAACTGATGGACACCACGCCCCCATAA